The genomic window CAAAGCTTGTTCACTTGTATAAGGAGGGCTTGCAAAATGTACGGCTTCGACTTCAACGCCACGTTTCATAGACAAATATCCCGCTACCGGAGAATCGATACCACCGGAAAGCATCAACATACCTCTGCCACTGGTTCCTACAGGTAAGCCGCCAGCACCCAGAATTGTTTCGTAAGACAGATAGACTCCTTCTCTACGAATTTCAACGCGGATATTGATATCTGGTTTCTTCATTTGCACTTGAATATCCGGATAGACTTCAAACACAGCTCCACCTAATTCACGATTCAACTCATTAGAATCCATCTCATATGTATGATCGGAGCGTTTCGTTGTGATCTTGAAAGTCATGCCTTCTTGATAAATAGTTTTGATAATTTCCTGTACCGCAGAACGTACAACCGAAAACTCACGATCCACACGAATACTTGGCGAAAAGCTTTGGATGCCAAAAACCTTTTCTAGCTTAGGTATGATTTGTGTACTATCCTCACCATTTAATAATAGATGCATTCTATCGCGATCTGCATGAATCTTAATTGCCGGAAAGCTGCCTAGTGCATGCTTCACGTTTGCAGCCAACTGCATGATAAATGATTTTCTATTTTTTCCTTTGGTCGATAATTCACCATAACGAACCATTATTTCTGTATATTTCAATTAGAAACCTTCTTTCAATTAATATTATTGGTCATTCTATCAGATGTACTACTATGTATAAAGAGCATAGCCACTCTAGCTCAAACAAAAATACTTGTTGGGAGCAAATGAGTCAGCAAAGCTTCTATAGAAATAAAATCCTGTTCCACTATAACATAGGAACAGGATTTTTCAAGCTTTTGTTTTGTTCAGAAATAATGAATTGTTTATTTCATACGCAGTCATATTCTAAAATCACGTGTTTCAGCCATGTACCTTCGAAAACTTCTTATGCAGCTGATTGAAAATAATCATGAATTGTTCAACTTCTGCCAATGTATTGCTTTCATCCAGGCTTATGCGTACAGCTGAACTGGCTTCTGCTTCCGATACTTTCATTGCGTGTAATGTGCTGCCAACAGTCTTCTTTCGACTAGAACAGGCGCTAGTTGTCGAAATGAAAATCTGCTTTTCTTCCAACGCATGAACCATCACCTCTCCACGAATTCCAGGTAAGGCGAAGCAAACAATATGCGGTGCAAAATCCGCAGCACATTCAGAAAACAGGCGAACATTCGCAAAGCCAGCTAGCTCTTCGATCAGATAATTCCGAAGTTGCACAACACGACCTTCACGTTCCTGTGTTTTCTCCAGATAAAGCCGAAGCGCTCGTGCTGTTGCTACGATCCCCGCAATATTCTCTGTTCCACTACGTTGGTTCTCTTCCTGTCCACCACCAGTCAATAGTGGCGCCAACTTGCGCCCCTTTTTCCAATAAATGAAGCCCACACCTTTTGGTCCATGAAATTTATGAGCTGAAAATACCGCAAAATCTACACGTGGTGTCAGCCAGTCCTCTTTCGCTACTTTACCAATGGCCTGTACTGCATCTACGTGGAAATGAATCGTCGGAAATTCTTCCAGTAGCTCACTGATTTTTTTTATCGGCTGCATTGTACCAATTTCATTATTGACAGCCATCACAGAAACTAAAATCGTGTCTTTTCGAATCAGCTTGCGCAACTCGTCTACTTGAACAACTCCTCGATTATCTACAGGTAAAATAGACAGCTCAAAGCCTAATTTTTCCAGTTGAGCGGCCGTTTCTGAAACAGCTGGATGCTCAACACTTGAGATAATGATGTGTCTGCCAAATGCTTGTTTTTCAATAGCTGTACCCTTCATGATCCAATTATCGCCCTCAGTTCCTCCAGAGGTAAAAAAGATTTCTCCTGTCTCAACAGACAATAGCTCAGCTATCTGCTTTCTTGCTTGCTCCAATAAGCGATGTGCCTGGTTTCCCAAATCATGAAGACTTGAGGGATTACCGATGATTCGCTGACTGGTTTTTATGTAAGTATCCAGTACTTGCGGATAAATAGGAGTTGTTGCACTATTATCAAAATAAATCATTCTATGTCCTTCTTCCCAAAAAATTCTTTACTATTATATCCTTTTTCCTATGCCTCTTCAATCAATCGCCATTAGAAAGCAACCACTTATTAACCAATCCTATCTCTAGTAATTAGGATCAAAGAAAAACAGAGCAGCATATTCAAGCTACTCTGTTTTGACTATACTGCGTCTAAGTTTTTGAAATAGATATTCTCGATTCGTCTAAAGGCACCTGGTTCTACTCGTTCAAGTGCTGTGCCGATGACATCCAGCGCATCTTGATAGCGGTATTCTTTAGAAAACAGATCCAATGTTTTTTCCATCGCCTGACTAATTGCTTCATTCGTATGGCGGTAACGGTTGGCATACTGCATCATTTGCTCTGTCAAAGCTGCTGAGTTAACCAGATCATTGGTTTTCTTATCTAACAGCTCCAAATCTTCTTCACAAAGATCAGCAAGCTTATTGATTTCATCAATGTTGATACGAATACGATTTAATGCTTTACTCAATTCTTCAATACGATCAGTCGCTACAAAGAAGAATTCCAGATAGGTTGTTGGCAACCCCGGCAGACGTTTCTTCTCTACAAAACGCTTCAAGTTACGCAAACGAAATTCGAATTGATCTACTTTATCTTGTGCTTCTTTTTCGCCTTTACGCAATTCTTTCAATGACATGTCGATTTCCATTTGCTGATTTTCGATATCAGCAAGAACACGGTAACAGTCTTTGAAAAATACTTGTACTTCTGAATAAGGTACTGTATGCTCAGCCATCTTCGGCTCATAATCTTCATAACGACGAATCAGTTCTTCAATCTCAGATTGGAACCCTCTTGAACGACCAAGCTCATTGTGATTCAAGGTATAGCTTTGAGACGTATGATCCAATTCAATCATCAACTGACGATTGTTTCTAAGAACGTGTGCAATGTAATCACCAATTGTTTTATGGTTATTCACTACATATTTTTTAGAGTTGATTTCTTTTTCCATTACTTCATACAGTGCATCAATTGCTGCAGCTGTATCTCTATTCGCAACTTCCACAGCAGCAACTTCTGCTTTTTCCAAATCAACCGTCGAATTCTTCACGCGTTTCTTCACACGATTCAATTCTTCTTCAAAATTTTGTTCCGGGAAGACAAAGTGATCTTCTCTTAAACGCTTGTACCCTTCTTCGATTTCCTTGATTTGATCAGGGAACACTCTACTAAGCTCATCGTGTAAAGGCGGAATGCGTTTCATCACGTCGTCAAGCTCATACGTATGACGTTCTGCACTTTCCAATACCTCTCTGGCTTCCACAGGGTCACCGGAAGTATTCAATGTAACAAATTGCGTGAATTCGATTTCGATATTTTTCACTTGCTTTTGTAATTCAGAATAAGCTGGACCAAATCCATCCTTTTCCTCTTGAAGCAAGCCACTGATTTCTTCATAAATGTCCAATGCTTTTTGAACTTCCAGTGAATTACGTCCTTCACTATCATTTAGTTCTTTCAAGCCTCTACGGATTTCTTCAACTTCTGATTCCATCTCATCCATCGTTTGCTCGGCTTCCGCCACTGCTCGTTTTGCCTTCATATAACGGAAAGAATCATTCAACTCTTCAACTTCAAAAATTTGGCTTTCCAGCTCTGCAAATGAACGAGTCGAAATATCTGCCCAACGCTGATTCCACTCTCGGAACGTATTCTGGCTTTGACCGACCATATGCATCTTTTTGATTTCATCTACTTCTTCAATCACAGGCAAATCGAATAGCTCTTCTTTTCTTTTCTCAAGAACCTTGAGCTTAGATTGATTTTGCCTCCGCATAAAATGACCAATCAGGTATAAGATAGCCGCAACGATGATTATCACTAGAACCACGATAATAATCAAATTGTTCTTCATTAATGTTTCCTCCGTTTACTCAGCATTCTATAATAGGAATAGGCAGCTCTCTCAATGAATAATTGCTTGATTACTATTTGAAAGACTGGGACAAATTCTTTATCATTCTCGTCAAAAAGACAACCGTAGAGAATTATATCACAAAGCGGCTCTTCAAGCACTAATTTAATGAGGAAATAACAAAAATCTTTCTGTTGCCCTCTTCCTCTTAAGAGTCTCTTAAGCTTTGTATATTCTAGTCGTAAAATAATTCCATTGCTTCCAGTTTATCAAAATTTTGGATAAAAATGAAGTGATTTATTTAATACTTGAAAAAAGAGACAGAAAAGTCCTTTTTCCTGTTGCTTTTCAATAAAAATTTCGGTATTCTTTATACACCAATATTACAGAACAATGAGAACGAAGCTCTTTATATTTTAATCAAAAAATTAGAAAGTATTGCCTCATAAAAAAATTTGTTAACTAACTGCGTATGCCAGATCAGAAAGCGGTGGAAGAAATTGAGTCAGATTGATAGAAAAGATATAAATGAAGATTGGGCACACACAGGTGTTGCTAAAGCCGGTGATTTTGTCTTTACAAGCTACTGTGTTGGACCTATCGGCGAATCCATAGAAAATCAAATAGCTGGGGCTTTTGATATGTTAGAAGAACGCTTAAATATGTTCGGCCTAACTATTGACTCTGTGGTTAAAATCGAAGCACTCTTTAGAGATATTTGGGACATTCCGGTTTTAGAAAAAATACTAAAAGAACGATTTAAAGAAAAAAACTATCCCGTAAGGAAGTCTATTCAAACAGAGTTTGCTCACAAAGGTGGAAGCAACGGTATGCTATTTCAGCTGGACGCAATCGCATATGCTGGCAAATGAAGAATACCAACAATTACTTGCCCAGTTTCGTCAATAACTAAAAGGCGAATCGCAGTCCTTACTTCTTTTAGAAACAAGGGAATGAGAATAACCGACCCAAAAATGAAGAATTCAAGCAATTACTTGACTGTTTTCCTCTACAAATATAAAGGAGTGCCATTTCCCTTTCTTCAAGTTTTCTAGGGAAATGGACAACGGACCTCTAGAATGTAGGAACTGACCAATTATTTGGACAGTTTCCTCAACAATACAAAGGAGTACCATTATTCTAGTGTAGGAACCTCTAGAGATAATGGATAACGGACCATAAAAATGAAGATTTCAGGCAAATGCTTGACTGAAATCCTCTACAAATATAAAGGAGTGCCATTTCCCTTTCTTCAAGTTTTCTAGGGAAATGGACAACGGACCTCTAGAATGTAGGAACTGACCAATTACTTGGACAGTTTCCTCAACAATACAAAGGGGTACCATTATTCTAGTGTAGGAACCTCTAGAGATAATGGATAACGGACCATAAAATGAAGATTTCAGGCAATTACTTGACTGAAATCCTCTACAAATATAAAGGAGTGGAATTTGTGAAAGTTATTAAGTTTGGCGGGAGCTCTTTGGCTTCAGCGCAGCAGCTGCAGAAAGTGTTTCAAATCGTGAAAGATGACGCAACGCGAAAGTTCGTCGTTGTTTCCGCTCCTGGTAAGCGTTCAGATGCAGATATCAAAGTAACAGATTTACTGATCAGCTATCATGAAAAGTACCTAAAAGACGAAGACACAACAGCGCTCGTTGAACAAATCGTTGCACGATATGAAACTATTATGGATGAGCTTTCGATGGATAAAACGATTTTGGCGGATATTCGCCGATCAGTAGAAGCATTGGCTCAGCTACCAAAAGAAAATAATCCACATTTGTTTGATGCTTTCTTAGCAAGTGGAGAAAATAATAACGCCAAGCTAGTTGCTTCGTTCTTCAAGGAACAAGGCTTGCCTGCTGTCTATAAAAATCCACTTGATCTGGGAATTATTGTTTCAGATGAACCTGGAAATGCGCGGATTTTACCATCCTCTTATGACAAAATCGGCAGATTTAGAGAAACAGAAGAAATTTTTGTTATCCCAGGCTTCTTTGGTTATACAGAAGCCGGCGACATTTGTACCTTTTCACGTGGTGGCTCAGATATTACAGGTTCGATTGTTGCTGCCGGCGTTCAAGCAGATCAATATGAAAACTTCACGGATGTTGATGGAATTTTTGTGGCCCATCCAGGTATTGTTCGACAGCCAAAAACGATTAAGGAATTGACCTATCGCGAAATGCGAGAATTGGCTTATGCTGGCTTTGCTGTGTTACATGATGAGGCTTTAATGCCTGCCTATAAGGCTCACATCCCTGTAGTTATCAAGAATACCAATAATCCGACCCATCCAGGAACCTTAATCACAACTAAACGTGAAGCAGATGAGGGACCGGTTGTAGGAATTGCCAGTGATCAAAATTTTGCTACTATTTATATCAGTAAATATTTGATGAATAGAGAGCTCGGCTTCGGGCGCAAGGTATTACAAATTCTGGAGAACTTGGGACTGAGCTATGAGCATATGCCTTCCGGAATCGATGACATTTCTATTGTTCTGCGAGAACGACAGCTGACTCCGGAAATTGAAGAGCGTCTAATTCAGGAATTGGAGCATGAACTGAAGCCAGATGAATTAAGAATCACACATGGACTTTCCATGATCATGATCGTAGGAGAGGGTATGCAACGTAGAATCGGGGTAACGGCAGATAGTACCGCAGCTCTGGCAAAACACAAAATCAACCTGGAAATGATCAACCAAGGTTCATCTGAGGTCAGTATCATGTTTGGTATTCGTGGTGAAGAAGAAAAGGATGCGATTCGTGCTCTTTACGATACATTCTTTGGCGAGCAAACCGAGGGATAAAATGTTATTGATATTAACAGTAAAAGACAACAATCTTAGAATCATTCGACTCTAAGATTGTTATCTTTTCTTTTTCTGACGCTCTAGCTCTGCCTTGAGCTTCGGTTCAGGTGCATATTTTTCTTCCCAATCATCAGGCTTCAATACTTTATGTGTTACTTCATGGTATCGCGGTTTGCCATCTGGAAAAAGCTTGCCCATGTTCGCTTCGTGAACGATAGTGAATAGTTCCGTCGGATCAACACCTAACAACGAAAATGACCCATACGTAAAATAAAGCAAGTCAATCAATGCGTCTACTTGATCGACTAAGGGGTCTTCAACGACCTTTTCCTTTTGCTTCATCTTTTCTTCTGCACTATCCACATCTGTTTTTAACTGCTCAACGAGTGTATGAAACAAGGTCTGATCATTCCCCGCAGCAGCATATAAAAACTCAACGAGTTCCTCCGCCTTGAAGCCTGCACGAGCAGAAGCTTCCTTGCTGCTGAAAGCTTTCGGTGTTTCCGGACGCCTATTATCGAAGGTTTGATGGAAGAGCTCCGTTTTTTCATAAGGATTATCGATTTTCATAAGAAACCTCCCTGATTATATCGTAATGTACCAACGCATGATAGATGCCATGGTCTTCATTGGATTTCGTGACATAGTCTGCAGCCTTCTTCACTCCAGAAGGAGCGTTTCCCATTGCCACACCGATTCCAGCTCCCGCTAGCATTTCAACGTCATTCCAGTTATCACCAAAAACCATGACTTCATCCAAGCTCAATTGAAAATGCTCGATACATTTTTGAATGCCTCGTAGCTTTGAACCACCTTTCGGAATAATATCTACTACATATGGATTAGAGCGTGTCATGGTACAATTC from Enterococcus sp. 9E7_DIV0242 includes these protein-coding regions:
- the thiI gene encoding tRNA uracil 4-sulfurtransferase ThiI, yielding MKYTEIMVRYGELSTKGKNRKSFIMQLAANVKHALGSFPAIKIHADRDRMHLLLNGEDSTQIIPKLEKVFGIQSFSPSIRVDREFSVVRSAVQEIIKTIYQEGMTFKITTKRSDHTYEMDSNELNRELGGAVFEVYPDIQVQMKKPDINIRVEIRREGVYLSYETILGAGGLPVGTSGRGMLMLSGGIDSPVAGYLSMKRGVEVEAVHFASPPYTSEQALQKAKDLAGKLAPYSGSVQFIEVPFTEIQEEIKRVVPQGYLMTVTRRLMLRLTDALREQRNGLVIINGESLGQVASQTLQSMVAINEVTSTPIIRPVVSMDKNEIIEIAERIDTFELAIQPFEDCCTIFAPPQPKTRPKLEKTQAYEARLDLEGLMARALAGIKVSEITADSQTETEEDFSDLL
- a CDS encoding cysteine desulfurase family protein; amino-acid sequence: MIYFDNSATTPIYPQVLDTYIKTSQRIIGNPSSLHDLGNQAHRLLEQARKQIAELLSVETGEIFFTSGGTEGDNWIMKGTAIEKQAFGRHIIISSVEHPAVSETAAQLEKLGFELSILPVDNRGVVQVDELRKLIRKDTILVSVMAVNNEIGTMQPIKKISELLEEFPTIHFHVDAVQAIGKVAKEDWLTPRVDFAVFSAHKFHGPKGVGFIYWKKGRKLAPLLTGGGQEENQRSGTENIAGIVATARALRLYLEKTQEREGRVVQLRNYLIEELAGFANVRLFSECAADFAPHIVCFALPGIRGEVMVHALEEKQIFISTTSACSSRKKTVGSTLHAMKVSEAEASSAVRISLDESNTLAEVEQFMIIFNQLHKKFSKVHG
- a CDS encoding septation ring formation regulator EzrA, which codes for MKNNLIIIVVLVIIIVAAILYLIGHFMRRQNQSKLKVLEKRKEELFDLPVIEEVDEIKKMHMVGQSQNTFREWNQRWADISTRSFAELESQIFEVEELNDSFRYMKAKRAVAEAEQTMDEMESEVEEIRRGLKELNDSEGRNSLEVQKALDIYEEISGLLQEEKDGFGPAYSELQKQVKNIEIEFTQFVTLNTSGDPVEAREVLESAERHTYELDDVMKRIPPLHDELSRVFPDQIKEIEEGYKRLREDHFVFPEQNFEEELNRVKKRVKNSTVDLEKAEVAAVEVANRDTAAAIDALYEVMEKEINSKKYVVNNHKTIGDYIAHVLRNNRQLMIELDHTSQSYTLNHNELGRSRGFQSEIEELIRRYEDYEPKMAEHTVPYSEVQVFFKDCYRVLADIENQQMEIDMSLKELRKGEKEAQDKVDQFEFRLRNLKRFVEKKRLPGLPTTYLEFFFVATDRIEELSKALNRIRINIDEINKLADLCEEDLELLDKKTNDLVNSAALTEQMMQYANRYRHTNEAISQAMEKTLDLFSKEYRYQDALDVIGTALERVEPGAFRRIENIYFKNLDAV
- a CDS encoding RidA family protein; protein product: MSQIDRKDINEDWAHTGVAKAGDFVFTSYCVGPIGESIENQIAGAFDMLEERLNMFGLTIDSVVKIEALFRDIWDIPVLEKILKERFKEKNYPVRKSIQTEFAHKGGSNGMLFQLDAIAYAGK
- a CDS encoding aspartate kinase; translation: MKVIKFGGSSLASAQQLQKVFQIVKDDATRKFVVVSAPGKRSDADIKVTDLLISYHEKYLKDEDTTALVEQIVARYETIMDELSMDKTILADIRRSVEALAQLPKENNPHLFDAFLASGENNNAKLVASFFKEQGLPAVYKNPLDLGIIVSDEPGNARILPSSYDKIGRFRETEEIFVIPGFFGYTEAGDICTFSRGGSDITGSIVAAGVQADQYENFTDVDGIFVAHPGIVRQPKTIKELTYREMRELAYAGFAVLHDEALMPAYKAHIPVVIKNTNNPTHPGTLITTKREADEGPVVGIASDQNFATIYISKYLMNRELGFGRKVLQILENLGLSYEHMPSGIDDISIVLRERQLTPEIEERLIQELEHELKPDELRITHGLSMIMIVGEGMQRRIGVTADSTAALAKHKINLEMINQGSSEVSIMFGIRGEEEKDAIRALYDTFFGEQTEG
- a CDS encoding HAD family hydrolase codes for the protein MKIDNPYEKTELFHQTFDNRRPETPKAFSSKEASARAGFKAEELVEFLYAAAGNDQTLFHTLVEQLKTDVDSAEEKMKQKEKVVEDPLVDQVDALIDLLYFTYGSFSLLGVDPTELFTIVHEANMGKLFPDGKPRYHEVTHKVLKPDDWEEKYAPEPKLKAELERQKKKR